Proteins from a single region of Chloroherpeton thalassium ATCC 35110:
- the mobB gene encoding molybdopterin-guanine dinucleotide biosynthesis protein B yields MRTITIVGQKNAGKTAFVTNFISWLKREGYRVGSIKYTPHAHMLDVEGKDSYRHRKAGALRAAFITPEGAAVFQESADMEKSKSFVETALQDCDILVIEGNLGLSGTKIEVFLYHTEGRKPYALTNESIQAVISNEKLTVSCPIVAANDFQTVLNLSVPQKK; encoded by the coding sequence ATGCGAACCATTACGATTGTTGGGCAAAAAAACGCAGGAAAAACCGCTTTTGTCACAAATTTTATTAGCTGGCTGAAACGCGAAGGCTATCGCGTGGGATCCATTAAATATACGCCTCACGCGCACATGCTCGATGTTGAAGGAAAAGATTCGTATCGCCACCGCAAGGCTGGCGCGCTGCGCGCTGCATTCATCACGCCGGAGGGCGCTGCGGTTTTTCAAGAATCAGCAGATATGGAAAAATCCAAAAGCTTTGTCGAGACTGCGCTTCAAGATTGCGACATTTTAGTGATAGAAGGAAATTTAGGTCTAAGCGGAACAAAAATTGAGGTTTTTCTTTACCACACAGAAGGCCGCAAGCCCTACGCCCTAACAAACGAGAGCATTCAAGCTGTCATTTCAAACGAAAAACTCACGGTTTCCTGTCCAATCGTCGCCGCCAACGATTTTCAAACCGTGCTCAACCTATCTGTGCCACAAAAAAAATGA
- a CDS encoding TetR/AcrR family transcriptional regulator yields the protein MKSLNDQPSSLQNVMGITSRKEREKEQRRKSILKAATEVFFEKGFQQASMDMIAERSQLAKGTLYLYFKSKEDLYLALMEDGLDILHNMFDEAIEAGESIEEKVRNVTKAYYGFTQTHHDYYQVMMMMDSGLLSDKVDQNQLQHIRLLQMSGVEKLQKVVEEGISQGHYEPSTDAKILVLMAWAATWGAIMLSTEKRKILPMFSDIDTEQFVLEISDRMTRSFQVKKSDKNDAST from the coding sequence TTGAAGTCATTAAATGACCAACCGTCATCATTACAGAATGTCATGGGAATTACCAGCCGAAAAGAGCGTGAAAAAGAACAGCGCCGAAAAAGTATTCTAAAAGCTGCAACGGAAGTTTTCTTTGAAAAAGGCTTTCAGCAAGCCTCGATGGACATGATCGCTGAACGCAGCCAATTAGCAAAAGGCACGCTTTATCTCTACTTCAAGAGCAAAGAAGATTTGTATTTAGCCTTGATGGAAGACGGCCTGGATATCTTGCACAACATGTTTGACGAAGCCATCGAAGCCGGCGAATCGATTGAGGAAAAAGTTCGCAATGTCACCAAAGCTTACTATGGATTTACCCAAACTCACCATGATTATTATCAGGTGATGATGATGATGGATTCAGGGCTTTTAAGCGACAAGGTCGATCAGAATCAATTGCAACACATTCGCCTGCTTCAAATGTCGGGCGTCGAAAAGCTTCAGAAAGTTGTTGAAGAGGGCATTTCACAAGGACATTACGAGCCATCTACAGATGCCAAAATCCTGGTGCTTATGGCGTGGGCAGCCACTTGGGGCGCCATTATGCTTTCAACCGAAAAGCGGAAAATTCTGCCCATGTTCAGTGATATAGATACGGAGCAGTTCGTTCTTGAAATTTCAGATCGCATGACTCGCAGTTTTCAGGTCAAAAAATCTGACAAGAATGACGCATCAACCTAA
- a CDS encoding alginate lyase family protein, translated as MSEFIKHSRYSFYFNPENRKDFFLQLLSQIDPMPVPLMRAEKLMKNTITVFGKEFWYGNRVDWQLDFIKNTRLASKQFYSSIRLPENGADVKVPWEVSRFQFVWTLGKAYWLSGRISFKDKFMALALHWNQENRFCYGINWMNPMEVAIRACNLIAGFYFFCEEADFEKEAGETVANFWMGFLIMLYQHGLYLESNLEYTRRSGNHLIANAVGLFMLGVFFKHTEKGKSWIKTSVLILESEIQRQTYPDGVNYEMSIAYHRMVTEMLLSASILAEINQVPFSLRFRDRLMAMLRFIRCYTRPDGSAPLIGDSDDGRLFWFNPEEDFNDHTAVLSAAAAFFDKRELKFEGDKFSEQALWLLGTNGWETFQRLRSDSLQLGSKQFEASQFVIMRSKSMHAIIDCGELGKYGWGGHGHNDTLSFELWIQGTCYLVDSGTYCYTSDRKLRNDFRSTRAHNTVMIDGLELAAFQNDFKVKADYTTPKIVDWKSTADHDILVAEHDAYKVHLSDPLTHNRKFVFEKKINRLTVEDRVYGNGTHTAEIFYHFAPKLSVEKTSYNKIFVTGGHTANHLDVDYERTDEEIFVEPSFFSPRYGVAKRNQVVRFRKRFTREMTFKVIFTLSEATKTR; from the coding sequence TTGTCCGAATTCATCAAGCATTCGCGTTATAGTTTTTATTTCAATCCCGAAAATCGCAAGGACTTTTTCCTGCAACTCCTCTCTCAAATAGACCCAATGCCCGTCCCTTTGATGCGAGCTGAAAAGCTGATGAAAAATACGATTACCGTTTTTGGAAAGGAATTTTGGTACGGCAATCGCGTTGATTGGCAATTGGATTTTATCAAAAACACGCGCTTGGCTTCGAAGCAGTTCTATTCCTCTATTCGGTTGCCGGAAAATGGCGCTGATGTGAAAGTGCCTTGGGAGGTCTCTCGGTTTCAATTCGTTTGGACACTTGGCAAAGCCTATTGGCTAAGCGGACGAATCAGCTTTAAAGATAAATTCATGGCGTTGGCTTTGCATTGGAATCAGGAAAACCGTTTTTGCTACGGCATTAATTGGATGAATCCGATGGAAGTGGCCATTCGCGCCTGCAACTTGATCGCTGGATTTTATTTTTTCTGCGAAGAAGCCGATTTTGAAAAAGAAGCTGGCGAAACGGTCGCCAACTTTTGGATGGGCTTTTTGATCATGCTCTATCAGCACGGCTTGTATTTAGAATCGAACCTTGAATACACGCGGCGCAGCGGCAACCACTTAATCGCCAACGCCGTTGGGCTTTTCATGCTGGGCGTTTTTTTCAAGCACACGGAAAAGGGCAAATCTTGGATCAAAACTTCCGTTCTGATTTTGGAATCCGAAATTCAACGACAAACATATCCAGACGGCGTCAATTACGAAATGAGCATCGCGTATCACCGAATGGTGACAGAAATGCTGCTTTCGGCATCGATTTTGGCAGAAATCAATCAAGTGCCGTTTTCGCTTCGATTTCGCGATAGACTCATGGCCATGCTTCGCTTTATTCGCTGCTACACGCGCCCCGATGGCTCAGCCCCGCTCATTGGCGATAGCGACGATGGCCGGCTTTTTTGGTTTAATCCCGAGGAAGATTTCAACGACCACACCGCTGTGCTAAGCGCCGCTGCGGCATTTTTTGATAAACGCGAACTGAAGTTCGAGGGCGATAAATTCTCCGAGCAAGCGCTGTGGCTTTTGGGAACAAATGGCTGGGAAACCTTTCAGCGCCTGCGCTCCGATTCGCTTCAGCTTGGCTCAAAACAGTTTGAAGCCAGCCAATTTGTGATCATGCGATCCAAGTCGATGCACGCCATTATAGACTGCGGCGAACTTGGCAAATACGGCTGGGGCGGACATGGCCACAACGACACCTTGAGCTTTGAACTTTGGATTCAAGGCACTTGCTATCTCGTCGATAGCGGCACTTACTGCTACACTTCCGATAGAAAACTCCGAAACGATTTCCGCAGCACACGCGCCCACAACACGGTGATGATTGATGGGCTTGAATTGGCCGCATTTCAAAATGATTTTAAGGTAAAAGCTGACTACACCACACCGAAAATTGTGGACTGGAAAAGCACTGCGGATCATGATATTTTAGTTGCTGAACACGATGCCTATAAAGTTCATCTTTCAGATCCGCTCACACACAACCGCAAGTTTGTATTCGAGAAAAAAATCAATCGCCTAACGGTTGAAGATCGCGTTTATGGAAACGGCACACATACAGCAGAAATTTTCTACCATTTTGCGCCGAAATTGTCGGTAGAAAAAACATCGTACAATAAAATCTTCGTCACGGGCGGCCACACGGCAAACCATTTGGATGTGGATTATGAGCGAACAGATGAGGAAATCTTTGTAGAGCCGAGCTTTTTTTCGCCGCGCTATGGCGTTGCCAAGCGAAATCAAGTGGTTAGATTTAGAAAACGATTTACTCGAGAAATGACTTTTAAAGTGATTTTCACGCTTTCGGAGGCTACAAAAACCCGTTGA
- the mobA gene encoding molybdenum cofactor guanylyltransferase, protein MNAFILTGGMSRRFGSDKALAQIHGTSFTEHLFEMLSREFEQVAVVGKVRHFPNLAFVADNCSAQCPLVGIYSGLTSSVAEWNFFLSVDLPLMRTEVIHALKHQIAESLQIIVPKAGERVHPLCGFYHRSLCAPIEHALHEHRYRMMDFIASASAKTVPLNDFESAFFNVNTADAYQQLSRFI, encoded by the coding sequence ATGAACGCTTTTATTTTGACCGGCGGAATGAGCCGGCGCTTCGGCTCGGATAAAGCCTTGGCTCAAATTCACGGAACATCATTCACGGAACATCTATTTGAGATGCTTTCAAGGGAATTTGAACAAGTGGCCGTAGTTGGCAAAGTTCGCCATTTTCCAAATCTGGCGTTTGTCGCTGATAATTGCTCCGCCCAATGTCCGCTGGTTGGCATTTATAGCGGGTTAACGTCGAGCGTTGCCGAGTGGAATTTTTTCCTCAGTGTTGATTTACCGTTGATGCGCACGGAAGTGATTCATGCACTAAAGCACCAAATTGCCGAATCCTTGCAAATCATTGTCCCGAAAGCCGGCGAGCGCGTTCATCCTTTGTGCGGATTTTATCACCGTAGCCTTTGCGCGCCAATTGAACATGCGCTCCATGAACATCGCTACCGCATGATGGATTTTATTGCCAGCGCATCCGCGAAAACAGTGCCGCTAAACGATTTTGAATCCGCGTTTTTCAACGTCAATACCGCAGACGCTTACCAGCAGTTAAGCCGGTTTATTTAA
- a CDS encoding putative LPS assembly protein LptD: MQLFFQGCASSERLTATSAATTALQDTSFSVPDSAQTLSAKLLAISDSAATRKFHELFPDSLQQDSLLQNTADSLKTELGKTKKPKGALDSAIYYTARDSVIYDLTGKMVYLHGEGKIDYQEFKLQAPEIAIDMQKNELHAESAFDSTKFGLAIPVFQDDSGEYEAAKMTYNFKTKRGKITEVYTQIDDGYYKGEHIKRRETGELYVEGGRYTTCNHDPPHYWFYGAKMKIIPGDRVIARPLVLYVEGVPLFALPFMFFPSKSGQTSGIVIPSYGYDSQIGYNISEGGYYWYINDYMDWLNEGDISLKGSWRMRTRFRYAERYHLSGNISAEFQREFDNEEGDPGFEKVDGWNVEITHNQEFDPSAKAKINLKFASQNTTAYSLNTFDATDIISQQATSYASFTKTFAEGQRSLSLSYQRTQELDEKNLSESFSLSLYQGQFYPFKGRRSTGDKIWEKLAFTPSTSMSGSFNTTESSHTANWTATSNMKLSLQHTFSSAFQATFSQSINTTGRIKHTAPYSDVSGVKIAMPLSMQSTLFGNFNVNTSLTLNEYLVDRTVEKIFNEEDSTVTEVETRGLNKFYTYSLTTSVQTRLYGVLGTGILEGLLGLKALRHTLVPNLSYSYSPDFSRGTYGYYKSYIDEDGDEVRYSRFENSLYSPSSGESQTLGISLSNIFEAKVKSMDSTKAIDDPSREESTFQFLSLTASSGYNFAADSLNISQLKLSASTTTLSPYLTLSASATYDFYTYDKETGDKINKLYIKDTGSPLRLISASFNMSSTLKGEKSKSLQGSPQGSLPGAQSPLDSLNRNNQDESSSGLVPTDFNREFGRNTQFGMPWQMTLNMNFTIDESDPLEPAELDAQLSTSFRISPTTNWQLRTYVTYNFSDHKFNFPTIYINRDLHCWQMSFQWTPVGTYRSYYFKIGLKAPQLQDIEVEKRDQPVAIFE; this comes from the coding sequence ATGCAGCTTTTTTTTCAAGGCTGTGCCAGCAGCGAGCGCCTTACCGCAACATCAGCGGCGACGACTGCCCTTCAAGATACGTCCTTTTCTGTGCCAGACTCAGCGCAAACGCTCTCCGCAAAACTTCTCGCCATTTCCGATAGCGCCGCCACAAGAAAATTTCACGAACTTTTTCCCGATAGTTTGCAACAAGATAGTTTGCTGCAAAACACCGCCGACTCGCTTAAAACCGAACTTGGCAAAACGAAAAAACCAAAAGGCGCACTTGATAGCGCTATCTACTACACCGCTCGCGATTCCGTCATTTATGACCTAACCGGAAAAATGGTCTATTTGCACGGCGAAGGAAAAATCGATTATCAGGAGTTTAAGCTGCAAGCGCCCGAAATTGCGATCGATATGCAGAAAAACGAGTTGCACGCCGAATCGGCGTTCGATTCCACAAAATTTGGGTTGGCCATTCCTGTTTTTCAAGACGATAGCGGCGAATACGAAGCCGCAAAAATGACGTATAATTTCAAGACCAAGCGAGGGAAAATCACCGAAGTTTATACCCAAATCGATGACGGCTACTATAAAGGCGAGCACATCAAACGGCGCGAAACTGGCGAGCTTTATGTAGAAGGCGGACGCTACACCACCTGCAATCACGATCCGCCGCACTATTGGTTTTATGGCGCGAAAATGAAAATCATTCCCGGCGATCGGGTCATCGCTCGCCCACTCGTGCTTTATGTGGAAGGCGTGCCGTTATTTGCCCTGCCATTTATGTTTTTCCCTTCCAAATCGGGACAAACGTCGGGCATCGTTATTCCGAGCTACGGCTACGATAGCCAAATTGGCTACAACATTTCAGAAGGCGGCTACTACTGGTACATTAACGACTACATGGATTGGCTGAACGAAGGCGACATCAGCTTGAAAGGAAGCTGGCGAATGCGCACGCGTTTTCGTTATGCCGAGCGGTATCACCTATCGGGAAACATTTCAGCGGAATTTCAACGAGAATTCGATAACGAAGAAGGCGATCCTGGTTTTGAAAAAGTCGATGGCTGGAACGTGGAAATCACCCATAATCAGGAATTTGATCCGTCAGCAAAAGCGAAAATTAACCTGAAGTTTGCCAGCCAAAATACCACAGCCTACAGCCTGAACACATTTGATGCAACAGACATTATCAGCCAACAAGCCACTTCTTACGCGTCATTCACCAAAACCTTTGCCGAAGGGCAGCGAAGCCTTTCGCTCAGCTACCAACGAACGCAAGAGCTCGACGAGAAAAACCTTTCAGAGTCCTTCTCGCTCTCGCTTTATCAAGGCCAATTTTATCCGTTTAAAGGCCGACGCAGCACAGGCGATAAAATCTGGGAAAAGCTGGCATTCACCCCAAGTACGTCCATGAGCGGCTCGTTCAACACCACCGAAAGCAGCCACACGGCAAACTGGACGGCAACTTCAAACATGAAGCTGAGCTTGCAACACACCTTTTCATCGGCGTTTCAGGCGACCTTTTCTCAAAGCATCAACACAACGGGAAGAATTAAGCACACCGCGCCTTACAGCGATGTTTCCGGCGTCAAAATTGCGATGCCGCTTTCTATGCAATCCACACTTTTTGGCAATTTCAACGTGAATACCAGCCTTACCCTCAATGAATATCTCGTGGATAGAACCGTTGAAAAAATCTTTAACGAGGAAGACTCAACGGTCACGGAAGTAGAAACACGCGGTTTGAACAAATTCTACACATACTCGCTGACAACCTCGGTACAAACGCGCCTCTATGGCGTGCTCGGCACGGGCATTTTGGAAGGATTGCTTGGCCTAAAAGCCCTTCGCCACACGCTTGTGCCAAACTTGAGCTATAGTTACTCGCCCGATTTTTCTCGCGGCACTTATGGCTATTATAAATCATACATCGATGAAGATGGCGACGAGGTGCGCTACAGTCGCTTCGAAAACTCGCTTTATAGCCCAAGCTCGGGCGAAAGCCAAACGCTCGGCATCAGCCTTTCCAACATTTTTGAAGCGAAAGTCAAATCGATGGACAGCACCAAAGCTATCGACGACCCAAGCCGCGAGGAATCCACGTTTCAGTTCCTTTCGCTTACCGCTTCCTCTGGATACAACTTCGCGGCGGATTCGCTCAATATTTCACAGCTGAAACTTTCGGCTTCAACCACCACCCTTTCTCCATACTTAACGCTCAGCGCCAGCGCTACCTACGATTTTTACACCTATGACAAAGAAACTGGCGATAAAATCAACAAGCTTTACATCAAAGACACCGGCTCACCGCTGCGGCTCATCAGCGCCAGTTTTAATATGTCCTCAACGCTGAAAGGGGAAAAATCCAAAAGCCTGCAAGGTAGCCCACAAGGTAGCCTGCCAGGCGCGCAAAGCCCACTGGATAGTTTAAATCGAAACAATCAGGACGAATCGAGTAGCGGACTGGTGCCAACGGACTTTAACCGCGAGTTTGGACGAAACACGCAATTTGGCATGCCTTGGCAAATGACACTCAACATGAACTTTACCATAGACGAAAGCGACCCGCTTGAACCTGCCGAACTCGACGCTCAGCTTAGCACGTCGTTTCGAATTTCGCCAACAACCAACTGGCAACTCAGAACCTACGTCACCTATAATTTCAGCGATCATAAATTCAATTTCCCAACGATCTACATCAACCGCGATTTGCACTGTTGGCAAATGAGTTTTCAGTGGACGCCCGTTGGCACGTATCGGAGTTATTATTTCAAAATCGGCTTAAAAGCGCCGCAGCTTCAAGATATTGAAGTCGAAAAGCGAGATCAGCCGGTTGCTATTTTTGAGTAA
- a CDS encoding efflux RND transporter periplasmic adaptor subunit, protein MKKAKLIVVVVVAIAAIVGILLKNKSEMEAKANIAGAKLSEIPVSVTAVKKGLVKQSLSMVGTIVAENDVAIISETQGKVTHVLSEIGDWRQAGAVLVQVDDELKLAEFKVRKVDYEKAQKDYERYQELFKQGAISESQLESTRLTFEAAEANFIVARRQYEDTKIKTPVTGVISARDVDLGDMVQPGMVVANVVNISRLKVNVNVPETDVFKLKVGDSVAVATDVYPNVIFDGKIKSISDKADQVHNYPVEITLKNSKQHPLKSGMFGHVTFLSIQDKEGLMLPRSVLVGSIKEPQVYVVENGVATLTKIEVGSTTGTSLEISNGLKEGDTVVLSGQQNLRNGIPVKIVSQMP, encoded by the coding sequence ATGAAAAAGGCCAAGCTCATTGTGGTTGTGGTTGTCGCAATTGCTGCAATTGTCGGCATTCTGCTGAAGAATAAAAGCGAAATGGAAGCCAAAGCCAATATTGCCGGCGCAAAGTTAAGCGAAATTCCCGTGTCGGTTACAGCGGTAAAAAAAGGGCTCGTCAAGCAATCGCTTTCGATGGTGGGAACGATTGTCGCCGAAAACGATGTCGCCATTATTTCTGAAACCCAAGGAAAAGTAACCCATGTGCTTTCTGAAATCGGCGATTGGCGTCAAGCGGGCGCCGTGTTGGTTCAAGTCGATGACGAGCTGAAGCTGGCTGAATTCAAAGTGCGCAAAGTCGACTACGAAAAAGCACAGAAGGATTATGAGCGCTATCAAGAACTATTTAAGCAAGGCGCCATTTCGGAGTCGCAGCTCGAAAGCACGCGATTGACGTTTGAAGCCGCCGAAGCCAACTTCATTGTGGCGCGCCGCCAATACGAGGATACCAAAATCAAAACACCGGTAACCGGCGTGATTTCTGCGCGCGATGTCGACTTGGGCGACATGGTGCAACCCGGCATGGTGGTTGCCAATGTGGTGAATATTTCCCGCTTGAAAGTCAATGTAAATGTGCCAGAAACCGATGTGTTTAAACTGAAAGTTGGCGATAGCGTGGCTGTGGCAACGGATGTGTACCCGAACGTGATTTTTGATGGAAAAATCAAAAGTATCAGCGACAAAGCCGATCAGGTGCACAATTATCCTGTGGAAATCACGCTAAAAAATAGCAAACAGCATCCGCTTAAATCCGGCATGTTTGGGCATGTCACCTTTTTATCGATTCAAGACAAAGAAGGCTTAATGCTTCCGCGTAGCGTGCTTGTTGGCAGCATCAAAGAACCGCAAGTGTATGTCGTTGAAAACGGCGTAGCCACACTCACAAAGATTGAAGTGGGCAGCACAACCGGCACCAGCTTGGAAATTTCCAACGGCTTGAAAGAAGGCGACACCGTTGTGCTAAGCGGCCAACAAAATCTTCGCAACGGCATTCCTGTGAAAATAGTCAGCCAAATGCCATAA
- a CDS encoding TerC family protein, whose protein sequence is MEWLLEPQLWASLLTLTALEIVLGIDNLLFISLLTGKLPVSQQANARRTGLLLAVISRLALLASIAWLVGLSEPLFSVANHGVSLRDLILFGGGLFLLAKGTTEIHSTVEGTEESSKETKATSFWGVILQIMLLDVIFSLDSVITAVGMAKHLPVMAAAIVIAVIIMLFASSPLSHFIEEHVSVKVLALSFLILVGLTLIADGMGFHIPKGYLYFAIAFSVFVEILNLRAAKRRKPSTAG, encoded by the coding sequence ATGGAATGGCTATTAGAGCCGCAATTGTGGGCAAGTCTACTGACGCTCACTGCGCTTGAAATTGTTCTTGGTATCGATAACTTGCTATTTATTTCGCTCTTAACTGGCAAATTGCCGGTCTCGCAGCAAGCCAATGCTCGCCGCACAGGCTTGCTTTTGGCCGTCATTTCTCGGCTTGCCTTATTGGCCAGCATTGCGTGGCTGGTTGGGCTTTCCGAGCCGCTTTTTTCTGTGGCCAATCATGGCGTGTCTCTTCGCGACTTGATTTTATTTGGCGGCGGACTTTTCTTGCTTGCAAAAGGCACAACTGAAATTCACTCAACAGTAGAAGGCACGGAAGAATCCTCAAAAGAAACCAAAGCAACCAGCTTTTGGGGCGTGATTCTGCAAATCATGCTGCTCGACGTTATTTTTTCGTTGGATAGCGTCATCACGGCAGTTGGCATGGCGAAACATCTTCCTGTGATGGCTGCGGCAATTGTCATTGCGGTTATCATTATGCTCTTTGCGTCCAGCCCTTTGAGCCATTTTATCGAAGAGCATGTTTCGGTGAAAGTGCTTGCCTTGAGCTTTTTGATTTTGGTTGGACTTACGCTGATTGCCGACGGCATGGGCTTCCATATTCCCAAGGGCTATCTTTATTTTGCCATTGCCTTTTCCGTTTTTGTGGAAATTCTCAATCTTCGTGCCGCCAAGCGCCGCAAACCTTCTACGGCGGGATAA
- the trpB gene encoding tryptophan synthase subunit beta, producing MNEKESIISDAEQRNQPYSAPDARGYFGNYGGKFIPETLIKNAAELEAEYLECRNDPAFWQEYRDLLKNYVGRPTPLYYAKRLSQELGGAKIYLKREDLCHTGAHKINNAIGQVLLAKRMGKTRIIAETGAGQHGVATATVCALMGLNCFVFMGEEDIERQAPNVARMKLLGATVMPVSSGSRTLKDATSEAIRDWVTNPEDTFYIVGSVIAMHPYPMMVRDFQSVIGTETRSQILEAEGRLPEKIVACVGGGSNAMGMFYPFLNDVPEVKLIGVEAAGEGLDKLHAASLTCGKRGVLHGAMMRVLQNADGQIELAHSISAGLDYPGVGPEHCHLQEIGLASYESATDTEALQALKTLARTEGIICALESAHAMHFAITEAPKMKPSEILVLNLSGRGDKDLNTIMKHFANEL from the coding sequence ATGAACGAAAAAGAATCAATTATTTCTGATGCCGAGCAGCGCAATCAGCCATACAGCGCACCTGATGCGCGAGGCTATTTTGGAAATTACGGCGGGAAGTTCATTCCTGAAACGCTGATTAAAAACGCCGCCGAACTGGAGGCTGAATATTTAGAGTGTAGGAACGATCCGGCGTTTTGGCAAGAATATCGGGATTTGTTGAAGAATTATGTCGGTCGACCAACGCCGCTGTATTATGCAAAGCGGCTCAGCCAAGAACTTGGCGGCGCAAAGATTTATTTAAAGCGTGAGGATTTGTGCCACACAGGCGCACATAAAATTAATAACGCGATTGGCCAAGTGCTGCTCGCCAAACGAATGGGAAAAACGCGCATCATTGCCGAAACCGGCGCCGGCCAGCACGGCGTGGCAACCGCAACGGTTTGCGCCCTCATGGGACTCAATTGCTTCGTCTTCATGGGCGAAGAAGATATTGAGCGCCAAGCGCCGAATGTCGCTCGAATGAAATTGCTCGGTGCCACGGTGATGCCGGTCAGTTCGGGCAGTCGCACGCTCAAAGATGCCACCAGCGAGGCGATTCGCGACTGGGTCACCAACCCGGAAGACACATTCTATATTGTCGGTTCGGTGATCGCAATGCACCCATATCCGATGATGGTTCGCGATTTTCAAAGTGTGATAGGCACGGAAACGCGCTCGCAAATTCTTGAAGCGGAAGGCCGTCTGCCGGAAAAAATTGTGGCGTGCGTGGGCGGCGGCAGCAACGCGATGGGCATGTTTTATCCGTTCCTAAACGATGTGCCGGAAGTAAAGCTTATCGGCGTGGAAGCGGCGGGCGAAGGTTTGGATAAACTTCATGCGGCGTCGCTCACCTGCGGCAAACGCGGCGTCCTTCATGGGGCGATGATGCGCGTCTTGCAAAACGCTGATGGGCAAATCGAACTGGCGCACTCCATTTCCGCCGGTTTGGATTATCCGGGCGTTGGGCCTGAGCATTGCCATCTTCAGGAAATCGGCCTCGCAAGCTACGAATCCGCCACCGACACAGAGGCGCTTCAAGCCCTGAAAACACTTGCTCGCACCGAAGGCATCATCTGCGCCTTGGAAAGCGCCCATGCCATGCACTTCGCCATCACCGAAGCGCCGAAAATGAAGCCAAGCGAAATCTTGGTTTTAAATCTTTCGGGCAGAGGTGATAAAGATCTGAACACAATCATGAAGCACTTTGCCAATGAGTTGTAG